One window of Mesotoga sp. BH458_6_3_2_1 genomic DNA carries:
- a CDS encoding HipA N-terminal domain-containing protein: protein MRKAVLYYRAEPDRKIPIGFLVFDGKHYSFEYDETALKNSETSSLIDILPFSRQTVTYSNKLFPFFSRRLPDKKRRDYHTILDRFGIRNNAELELLFVNNGRLPTDNFEITEIR from the coding sequence ATGAGAAAAGCAGTGCTGTATTATAGAGCAGAACCAGACAGGAAGATTCCCATTGGATTCTTGGTTTTTGATGGGAAACATTATTCATTCGAATATGATGAGACTGCTCTGAAGAACTCAGAGACTTCAAGCTTGATCGACATCCTACCGTTTAGTAGGCAGACTGTCACATATAGCAACAAGCTTTTTCCTTTCTTCTCGAGACGTTTACCAGATAAGAAGAGAAGGGACTACCATACCATTCTTGATAGATTTGGGATCAGGAACAATGCTGAGCTTGAGCTTCTATTTGTTAACAACGGCAGATTACCGACCGATAACTTCGAGATTACCGAGATCAGATAG
- a CDS encoding ATP-binding protein, giving the protein MDSDELVQSLEEVQKRKEMELPSRLRPYFDKIEMKNRAVLVFGPRGVGKTTFLLNRFRERRVLYVSADNPLVSTSDIWSIAKTAFVRGYEGIVVDEAHYAKDWSIHLKALYDSYPGKLVIASDSSSLVLRQGIADLSRRFSRVQIPLMSLREYIFLRDGTLLPQLEPFSPEPSSVKEIMNGTNVLATFEEYLERGFRPSYMEWDFREQIEHSIEKTLHGDVPFFVPQISDIHFRLMNAVVGFLAISKVPTLNIERMCRDWGIGKRKLYELLTVMNATGVIRIVYRENDNRTFSKGEKIFFGDPAFYSIGTGNIGTRREAFVAQSFEDAGRKVFACADERNGDFSVDGKIIEVGGRSKKPKKAEFVIRDDTDLPYSNSIPMWTLGFQY; this is encoded by the coding sequence GTGGATTCGGACGAGTTAGTTCAGTCACTTGAAGAGGTGCAGAAAAGGAAGGAAATGGAGCTCCCGTCGAGACTGAGGCCTTACTTCGACAAAATAGAGATGAAGAACAGGGCAGTCCTTGTCTTTGGGCCAAGAGGGGTTGGGAAAACCACTTTCCTTCTGAACAGATTTAGGGAGAGAAGAGTACTCTACGTTTCGGCCGACAATCCTCTCGTTTCTACTAGTGACATATGGAGTATAGCAAAGACGGCCTTCGTAAGGGGTTATGAGGGGATAGTTGTGGATGAAGCTCACTACGCAAAAGACTGGAGCATCCATCTTAAGGCCCTCTACGATTCCTATCCAGGAAAGCTTGTAATAGCTAGCGATAGCAGCAGCCTAGTATTAAGACAGGGGATCGCAGATCTGTCAAGAAGATTCTCCAGGGTTCAAATCCCTCTAATGTCTTTGAGAGAATACATATTTCTTAGAGACGGAACACTTTTGCCACAACTAGAACCATTCTCTCCTGAGCCTTCGTCAGTTAAAGAGATAATGAACGGTACAAACGTACTTGCCACTTTTGAAGAGTATCTTGAGCGGGGATTCAGGCCGTCTTACATGGAATGGGACTTTCGAGAGCAAATAGAACACAGTATCGAAAAAACACTACATGGAGATGTCCCTTTCTTCGTTCCCCAAATCTCAGATATTCACTTCAGGCTAATGAATGCCGTTGTTGGGTTCTTGGCGATTTCAAAAGTACCAACATTGAACATTGAGAGAATGTGTAGAGACTGGGGTATAGGGAAGAGAAAGCTCTATGAACTTCTTACTGTAATGAACGCGACAGGAGTAATCAGAATAGTATATAGAGAAAACGATAATCGAACCTTCTCCAAGGGTGAGAAAATATTCTTTGGCGACCCTGCTTTCTACTCAATTGGTACAGGAAATATTGGAACAAGAAGAGAAGCCTTTGTGGCACAATCCTTCGAAGATGCTGGTAGAAAAGTCTTTGCATGTGCGGATGAGCGAAACGGAGATTTCTCTGTAGATGGAAAGATTATTGAAGTGGGAGGAAGGAGCAAAAAACCAAAGAAAGCGGAGTTCGTAATAAGAGACGACACTGATTTGCCCTATTCAAACTCGATTCCTATGTGGACACTTGGCTTTCAATACTGA
- a CDS encoding RloB family protein: MKRKQRRSRKTKDTIVIVCGRTKTEVNYFKSFGLKIGRLGKVRVEVIGTGSNTAEPIALVKKAISLKDSDSSIAAVWAVFDKDNFDLGPAIDEARDSGVSVAWSNQAFEIWFILHFEFFTREINRAKYSEILEKHLGSKYEKNDRNLFDKTFAMIENAIENAKKGHQQHITFGHDPDSACSCTTVYKLVEELLKWIED, encoded by the coding sequence ATGAAAAGAAAGCAACGGCGCTCTAGAAAGACGAAAGATACGATTGTTATTGTATGCGGAAGAACCAAAACAGAGGTCAATTATTTCAAGAGTTTCGGATTGAAAATCGGTAGACTGGGCAAGGTTCGAGTTGAAGTGATCGGAACAGGTAGCAATACAGCCGAGCCAATAGCGCTAGTGAAGAAAGCTATTTCGCTAAAGGATTCCGATTCATCAATTGCAGCGGTATGGGCAGTATTTGACAAGGACAACTTTGATCTGGGACCAGCAATAGATGAAGCACGTGATAGTGGAGTAAGCGTTGCATGGTCAAATCAAGCCTTTGAAATATGGTTCATTCTACATTTCGAATTCTTCACACGTGAGATAAATAGAGCCAAGTATAGTGAAATTCTTGAAAAACATCTTGGAAGCAAATATGAAAAGAATGATCGCAATCTCTTTGACAAAACCTTTGCAATGATAGAAAATGCAATCGAGAATGCGAAGAAAGGCCATCAACAGCATATTACATTCGGGCATGATCCCGATAGCGCGTGTTCGTGCACGACGGTATACAAGTTAGTCGAAGAGCTTCTCAAGTGGATAGAAGATTAG
- a CDS encoding ATP/GTP-binding protein, producing MLVSFAIKNFRSFLDETVFSMECESVSELQELNTFVSGKWCLLKSSFIYGKNAGGKSNLLKGIAKMRDILLHSFDDSYRLQTDRFAFKEGAEKRPTKFEIEFLTEFSGGPRKFRYGFEIQGDSIHSEWLFITHERETRIFLRESASKKDIVITKKYGELKKFVEFTNPNVLFLSVINKIGSVDLVNTVFNYLRSLIIIDASRFPTSLTAARLYEDKALYEKTVNFMREADQGISGLEIRREEFEDVETYFKDITGRRNDLEIDITQVHDGRNGTSKFLSYDVFTSHDMYNDDRSKKAKILCDLREFESEGTKKFFKILGPVVDALTHGKVILIDEIDSKLHPLLVEALIDKFNSISENSKNAQMICNTHNPLILESKKVRRDQFWFVDKNELGESSLYRLTDFTNVRKDLNLKKAYLLGQFDGIPKMRF from the coding sequence ATGTTAGTTTCTTTCGCGATTAAGAATTTCCGTTCCTTTCTTGATGAAACCGTCTTCTCCATGGAGTGTGAGTCTGTCTCGGAATTGCAGGAACTCAATACTTTCGTTTCAGGTAAATGGTGTCTACTGAAGTCTTCGTTCATTTACGGAAAGAATGCCGGAGGCAAGAGCAATCTACTCAAGGGAATAGCAAAGATGCGGGACATACTTCTTCACTCCTTTGATGATAGCTATCGCCTTCAGACAGATCGTTTTGCTTTCAAAGAGGGCGCGGAGAAAAGACCAACCAAGTTTGAGATTGAGTTTCTTACTGAGTTTAGCGGAGGTCCTCGCAAGTTCAGATACGGATTCGAAATTCAAGGGGACAGCATTCACAGTGAGTGGCTTTTCATTACCCATGAAAGAGAAACAAGGATCTTCTTGAGGGAATCCGCCTCGAAGAAAGATATCGTGATTACAAAGAAATATGGAGAGTTGAAGAAGTTCGTAGAATTCACAAATCCTAACGTCTTATTCTTGTCGGTGATAAACAAGATTGGCTCTGTTGATCTTGTGAATACGGTTTTCAACTATCTCCGCTCTCTGATAATTATCGATGCGTCAAGATTTCCTACGTCTCTCACTGCAGCCAGGCTTTACGAAGATAAGGCCCTCTACGAAAAGACTGTTAATTTCATGCGTGAAGCCGACCAGGGAATAAGTGGACTTGAGATTAGGCGTGAGGAATTTGAAGATGTGGAGACCTATTTCAAAGATATAACTGGAAGGCGTAATGACTTAGAAATCGATATTACGCAGGTGCATGATGGAAGAAATGGTACGAGCAAATTTCTTAGTTATGATGTGTTCACCAGTCACGACATGTATAACGACGATAGGTCTAAGAAGGCGAAAATCCTTTGTGATCTACGAGAGTTTGAATCTGAGGGCACGAAGAAGTTCTTCAAGATCCTCGGTCCGGTTGTTGATGCATTGACTCACGGCAAGGTAATCCTTATCGACGAAATTGACTCAAAGCTGCATCCGCTTTTGGTAGAGGCGCTTATCGACAAGTTCAACTCTATTAGCGAGAATTCTAAGAACGCTCAAATGATCTGCAACACTCACAACCCTTTGATCCTCGAAAGCAAGAAAGTTCGTAGAGACCAGTTCTGGTTTGTTGACAAAAATGAACTTGGAGAGAGCTCGCTCTATAGACTCACTGATTTCACAAATGTAAGAAAGGATCTGAATCTTAAGAAGGCGTATTTGCTGGGTCAATTTGATGGTATCCCTAAGATGAGGTTCTAG
- a CDS encoding DUF2442 domain-containing protein, translating to MIRIAHAVITEGLKLKLTFGNGVSGTVEFSELATSPLFSPLTNDEFFENVTIVRDGRALAWGEELEICADSLFLRITGKHPEDIFHKSKAAL from the coding sequence ATGATAAGAATAGCTCACGCAGTAATTACTGAGGGGTTGAAGTTGAAACTCACCTTTGGAAATGGAGTATCTGGAACTGTGGAGTTTTCTGAACTGGCTACATCTCCTCTTTTTAGTCCTCTCACGAATGATGAGTTTTTTGAAAACGTTACCATTGTCAGGGACGGCAGAGCTTTAGCATGGGGAGAAGAGCTTGAGATCTGCGCCGATTCGCTTTTTCTGAGAATAACGGGAAAGCACCCCGAAGATATCTTCCATAAATCAAAGGCCGCATTGTGA
- a CDS encoding DUF433 domain-containing protein, with the protein MDYKDFIHSDSRIMLGKPVVKGTRITVEHILSELTAGMEISEIVEAHPSLDKEKVRAAIAYALDVLRNEDVYSLAEKK; encoded by the coding sequence ATGGATTACAAGGACTTCATTCATTCAGATTCAAGAATAATGCTTGGCAAACCAGTAGTAAAGGGAACAAGGATAACTGTCGAGCACATACTTTCAGAACTTACGGCCGGAATGGAGATTTCTGAAATCGTTGAAGCACATCCTTCACTTGACAAAGAGAAGGTAAGGGCAGCAATCGCTTATGCTCTTGATGTATTACGCAATGAGGACGTGTACTCTCTTGCCGAAAAGAAGTGA
- a CDS encoding DUF5615 family PIN-like protein — protein MPKRSETLSSLADENIDQRLVSSLRLAGISVYSVAESSPGITDEEVMRLSENLGALILTDDKDFGEIVFRKQRSCPGIVLLRLTGVDYSRKADQVIQVIDKCSSEMIGKFVVITEERVRMRKLFPGAK, from the coding sequence TTGCCGAAAAGAAGTGAAACGCTTTCCTCTCTCGCTGATGAGAACATCGATCAAAGGTTAGTATCTAGCTTAAGGCTAGCCGGTATCTCTGTGTACTCAGTAGCAGAATCGTCTCCAGGAATCACAGATGAGGAAGTTATGAGACTCTCAGAAAACTTAGGCGCGTTGATCTTGACAGATGACAAAGACTTTGGGGAGATAGTGTTCAGGAAGCAGAGGAGTTGTCCTGGCATTGTTCTCCTTAGACTCACTGGTGTAGATTATTCGCGCAAAGCGGACCAGGTAATACAAGTTATAGACAAGTGTAGTAGTGAAATGATCGGCAAATTCGTTGTAATAACTGAAGAAAGAGTCAGGATGCGGAAGCTCTTCCCCGGAGCAAAATAA
- a CDS encoding transposase gives MPRSARVVFEGVVHHITQRGNYRQNIFEDSADRKKYIEFVSEYSGKYHMKIYAYCLMTNHVHFLAAPLRRDSLAMTFKYANMRYSSYFNKKNRRSGHLWQGRFYSCPLHHDHAPEALRYVERNPVRAKMVQFPWEYEWSSAREHVGFIEEPGIPSEDEGNESEQRSQESAISRVITQSHSISEVEKVSEGDTLTSQISTSSFRTIKLSSLEELDVNWTPEGWREFLGFPDEDGFLSRIRGNTFSGKPLFAEELVADLEKELGVPLGSKPRGRPKKE, from the coding sequence ATGCCGAGGTCTGCTCGGGTTGTATTCGAAGGTGTTGTTCATCACATTACTCAGAGAGGTAATTACAGACAGAACATATTTGAGGATTCTGCCGACCGGAAGAAGTACATCGAGTTCGTCAGCGAATATTCTGGAAAGTATCACATGAAGATCTACGCTTACTGCCTAATGACCAACCATGTTCATTTTCTAGCGGCTCCCCTAAGAAGAGATTCCCTAGCAATGACTTTTAAGTACGCCAATATGAGGTACTCCAGCTACTTCAATAAGAAGAACCGGAGATCGGGGCATCTCTGGCAGGGAAGGTTCTATTCCTGTCCGCTGCATCATGATCACGCTCCTGAAGCGTTGAGGTATGTTGAGAGAAATCCCGTTCGTGCAAAGATGGTTCAGTTTCCCTGGGAGTATGAATGGTCGAGTGCGAGAGAACATGTGGGATTTATTGAGGAGCCAGGAATTCCCAGTGAAGATGAGGGCAATGAATCTGAGCAAAGAAGTCAGGAGTCCGCTATTTCACGAGTTATTACCCAAAGTCATTCGATTTCTGAAGTGGAAAAGGTGTCTGAGGGAGATACTTTAACTTCTCAGATCTCAACATCATCTTTTAGGACTATAAAGCTTTCTTCGCTGGAGGAACTCGATGTTAACTGGACTCCCGAAGGCTGGAGAGAATTTCTGGGTTTTCCCGACGAAGATGGTTTTCTCAGTAGAATCAGGGGAAACACGTTTTCTGGAAAGCCGTTGTTTGCCGAAGAACTTGTAGCCGATCTTGAGAAGGAGCTCGGGGTTCCACTTGGCAGTAAGCCGAGGGGAAGACCGAAGAAGGAGTAG
- a CDS encoding type IV toxin-antitoxin system AbiEi family antitoxin domain-containing protein, translating to MRLELFFEESPVFTTRDLKEFLKKNEAKSLENYSVLLNYHVKRGRVLKICRGLYAVVPLNQKAEQFAPDSFLIAGKRTEDAILAYHTAQEFNGNTYSLFSTRTFLTMKSVHPLVFREIEYVPTHPSQNLLRSDNYFLLTEQVDIKGINVLITSRERTFADMLDRPNLCGGIEEVWRSLKMTEYLNTENLLNYLRALDNSTTSAKVGFFLQRHPKITNNDQTLLRELKKMIPVSPHYFDRSRVDRSRLVKDWNLVIPEYILNERWEEQ from the coding sequence GTGAGGTTAGAACTTTTTTTTGAAGAATCACCGGTCTTCACGACTCGTGATCTAAAAGAATTTCTGAAGAAGAATGAAGCGAAGAGTCTTGAGAACTACAGCGTTCTTCTGAATTACCACGTTAAGAGAGGTCGTGTCCTCAAAATCTGTCGTGGCCTCTACGCAGTGGTACCCCTAAACCAGAAGGCAGAACAATTCGCCCCTGATTCATTTCTCATCGCAGGGAAGAGAACAGAGGATGCGATTCTTGCCTATCATACGGCTCAGGAATTCAATGGGAATACCTACTCGCTTTTCAGTACCAGAACATTCTTGACTATGAAGAGTGTGCATCCTTTAGTATTCAGGGAAATCGAATACGTACCGACTCACCCCTCTCAGAACCTGCTTCGTTCAGACAACTACTTCCTACTCACGGAGCAAGTGGATATAAAAGGTATAAACGTTCTTATAACCAGTAGAGAAAGAACATTTGCAGATATGCTCGATAGACCCAATCTATGTGGCGGAATTGAAGAGGTCTGGCGTTCCCTCAAAATGACCGAGTATCTAAACACCGAAAACCTGCTGAATTATCTGAGAGCGCTTGACAACTCTACCACTAGCGCCAAAGTCGGCTTCTTCTTACAAAGACATCCGAAAATCACAAACAATGATCAGACTCTATTGAGAGAACTTAAAAAAATGATCCCAGTTTCGCCGCATTACTTTGATCGATCACGTGTTGACAGATCCAGGTTGGTGAAGGATTGGAATCTCGTAATTCCTGAATACATATTGAATGAAAGGTGGGAAGAGCAATGA
- a CDS encoding nucleotidyl transferase AbiEii/AbiGii toxin family protein gives MRMSRETLSRLSGQTGYRQEIIEKVSLLLSWLDRASSIDRLKGSFALKGGTAINLFFLEIPRLSVDIDINYIGSPTREELDCDRDGFENIIESVCHEESLSIRNKRDSEAATSYSLRYVSSLSSGGNLSIDINYMMRVPLFEIETMDSRQLGSQIAGRVPLVNKLEVFASKIAACFSRETSRDLYDVYLLHKQIDTLDLEKLRLAFTVFGGLNRKNWLEIDEKSLRVNKNDLKKRLLPLLRGTLDKEELDTLASDIERSCQKVTSYLLPLKDNEREFLRILNEKGEIRPEIITDDKELVDRIKKQPMLKWKALNVRQTLQG, from the coding sequence ATGAGAATGTCCAGGGAGACTCTGTCCAGATTATCCGGTCAGACGGGTTATCGGCAGGAGATTATTGAGAAAGTCTCTCTACTGCTTTCATGGCTTGATCGCGCATCAAGTATCGATCGTCTCAAAGGAAGTTTCGCTCTAAAGGGGGGAACGGCAATTAATCTATTCTTCCTGGAAATTCCGAGATTGTCGGTAGATATAGATATCAACTATATTGGATCACCCACTCGAGAAGAACTCGACTGTGACAGAGACGGTTTTGAGAACATCATAGAATCAGTTTGCCACGAAGAGAGCCTGTCCATAAGAAACAAAAGGGATTCAGAAGCAGCCACCTCTTATTCATTGAGGTACGTAAGCTCCCTATCTTCTGGAGGAAACCTGTCTATTGACATAAACTACATGATGAGGGTTCCACTGTTTGAAATAGAAACAATGGATTCAAGGCAGCTAGGTAGTCAAATAGCCGGCAGAGTTCCATTAGTAAACAAGCTGGAAGTTTTCGCCTCGAAAATCGCGGCCTGTTTTTCGCGAGAAACAAGCAGAGACCTTTATGATGTATATTTGCTCCATAAGCAAATAGACACCCTTGATCTTGAAAAACTCCGGCTTGCCTTTACGGTTTTTGGGGGGTTGAATCGAAAGAACTGGCTCGAAATAGACGAAAAATCACTTCGAGTAAACAAGAATGATCTGAAAAAACGATTGTTGCCACTTCTAAGAGGTACACTTGACAAAGAAGAACTCGACACTCTCGCCAGTGATATCGAAAGATCATGCCAGAAAGTAACCTCCTATTTGTTGCCTCTGAAAGACAATGAAAGAGAATTCTTAAGAATACTAAACGAAAAAGGCGAAATCAGACCAGAAATCATTACCGATGACAAAGAATTGGTAGATAGAATCAAGAAGCAGCCTATGCTCAAATGGAAAGCACTGAATGTTAGGCAGACTCTTCAAGGCTGA